The DNA segment CTTAAACATGAAGCTGCTGATCTCCTTTTGCATATGCAGCTTTTTTCACCTCTTCACTTTTCTCaagctgtttttgcttttttttttttttgagacggagtctcgctctgtcacccaggctggagtgcagtggcgcaatctcagctcactgcaacctccgcctctgggttcaaatgattctcctgcctcagcctcctgagcagctaagattataggcatgtgccaccacaccctgctaattttttaatttttttagtagcgacggggtttcaccatgttggtcaggctggtcttgaactcctgacctcaggtgatccgcctgcctcggcctcccgaagtgctggaattacaggcatgagcccccacgcctggcctgatCAAGCTGTTTCTCTTGCTTGGAATGCCCTTTGCTGCCTGGCCAGCTCCTAGTCATCCTCGGAAACCCAGCTTGACCGTCCCTTCCTTTGAAAGCCTTCCTTGTCTCTCTGGCTCATGCTTCTCCTTTGGTTCGTGCAGTCAGCTGTGCTGTAATAAAAGGTTTCTTAATTAGTCTCCTCCATCCCTTGCTAGACTGTGAGCAACTGGAGGGCAGGAACTGTGTCTTCTTGACTTTCTTAGCCCGGTTCCTGACCCCTGCAGTCAACTATGTTGACTTGAGGTTCCCTTGACTATTTCCTCCCTTTGGAACGGCACCTGCAGTTGTCAATCCTGAATGGGGCAGTGAGGAGGAGCAGGCCCAGTCGGGTCGCATGCCCAGCTGTGGCTCTGGAGGCAGAACGTGCAGCTGTCTTTACCTCTGTCTGCATAAGTGTCTCTCTCCTGCTCGTCCCAGGCCTTGCCTCCAGCCAGCGTATAGGGCGTGTACTGAGTGAAGAGGGAGACTACATGGCAGCCAGGGGGAGCCAGGGTGGGGTCCAGCGAGGAAGGGATGCAGAGCTCAATCACAGGCCTGTGCGGGCAGGGAGGAGAGACGGCAGGTCTAAAGAGCAGCAGTGCGGAGGGTAGGGCATCTGAGATGACTTGGGACACAGTGGAGGCCCTGAGATGACACCAATTCTGGGCGATTGTCACTGTACAGCCACAGTGGTTGTCCACCTGCACGGGCTTAGCGGCTGCTAGCGTGGTCCAGAGCACCTGTGAGGAGCTCGCCTGACCCCAGACCCCCGAATGCATGGCCTGTCCTTGCCTGCCTTCATCACACGCTGTGCTCTAACCACAGCTCCCAAACGCAAATGTCTCAAAGGTCCACACAGACAGTGGGAGTGTGGAAAGGGGCCAGGCCTAAGACAGCAGGTGCCCAAGCAGCCAGATTTCAGCCAGGCTTTAGTGGCCTGACTGCCTTTTCCAGAGCAGACCAATGGAAGACAGAGCTGCTAGGGCTGCCCCGAGCCCCAGCAGAGCTGTGACCTGCTTCCCACCCCACCACCTTTGCCTGCCACACCTTTTCTACCTGGAGCATGTTCTCCCTCTGATCTCCAAATATGAGTCTCCTTCAAGGCCACAGGAAATGCCCCTTCTCCCTGCGTCCCTCAGCTGCAATGTTCTCGCTGAACTCGGATGTCCACCAGGGATCTCAAACATCCCCTGTTCAAACCCCAATGCCTGATTAGCCTCTAAAATCTGCTCCACCCCCACCACCTCTTCCTCTTTTCAGTAAATGGAGGCATCATTTCACAGTCACTCCTTTTTTTGACCCACGTCCCACTCCCTATCCAACAGCAAGTCCTGTTGGCTTCACCTTCAAAATATACCCAGTCTTCCAACACTTCTCATCacttcccctgcccccacccttgtCCAAGCCACTGTCCTCTCTCCCTTGGATTCTGCAACAGTAACCCATTGCAACAGATGCCTTAACTTTTTCTGCATACGGTGTCCAGGTTGGTCTTTTTAAAGCATAAGGCAGGCTCTGCACAAACTTTCCTGGAGTAAGAGCCAGGGCACTTGACAAGACCCAGCACCATCTGAGACCCTTCATTCCCAGGTGCTCTCTCTCCAGCCACTCTGGCCTCGTCCCTGTGCCTTCTACACAGCAGCAcactcctgccccagggcctttgcacctgacCCTCCCTCTGTCTGGACGTTTTTTCCCCAGATACCCATAAGATCTGTATTCTCACTTCCTTCTGGTCTCTGCTCAAGTGCCACGTTATTAGAGAAgcctttcctccccttccctgcctaTTTTTCTCCACAGTGCTCATCATCAGTGCTTACTTGTTGATTGTCTTCCTCTCATGGATAGAGAGTCAACGACCTGAGACTTTCTTGGCTTTGCTTGCTGATCTGTGCCCACTCACTGAACCAAGCCTGGCACAGAATAGAGACCCCAGAATATttataaatggatgaatgaacttTGCCCTATACCCTTCTTTCCAGGCGCACATCCTCTTTACCACATGCTACAAATATTTGTGTACCTGTCCTATCATAAGCTTTGTGTCAGTTTCATGCCCCTGCCCCGCTAATTCTCCCAGTCCATACCCAGTACAGAGCCCAGCACTGAGTAGGTTTTCAACAGTGTGTGCTGGACAGTGGACAGGATGGAAAGGCGCTTGCTCCTATAGCGCCCCTGCCTGTTCCAGAAGAATGGAAATACAGCTGCAGTGGGAGGTGGGAAATGCTTTTAGAAGTTTTGCAAGAAGGCAGattatcagaaaaagaaaggctACGGAGCAGGGGACTCGGTGAGTGCGTGCTCTCTGACGGGCTCTGAATGAGAGAACTTCCTTTGCTCTCCCAGAAcacattttctcctcttcttccccagCCCCAGCACTTTCCTGGGCAGCGCTCTGCCCCTCTGCCCCTTCTGCTAACCTGAACCGCTCTTCACCCCTTACCTGCCCTCATCCTCAGATTTTTCACCTGGAATGCACTTCCTGTCCTTAGGAGTATGGATTTTGGCAGATCCTAAGTCACTGTGAAGGTTGAACACCAGGCCTGATCCCTGCTGTGCGTGGCATGGAcagccccgcctcccaggcccATGTGGAAGAACATCAGGGAACATAAAGTCCAGGGCCCCTACCTGTGGGAAGGCAGGCCATCCATGGCATCTTCAAAGGCCTGATGAAGGAGGAGGGTGTCTTCACAGTTCAGGTGGATGGAGCATTGGTGATGGGGCAGCGGCTGGCCCCCGGGAGCATTGGGGGCCGCCAGGAAGCTGGGCAGCCTGTCTACAGCCACTGAGGGACCAAAGAGGAGGGTCAGGTCTTAGCCCCACAAGGTCCTCCCTCTACAGCCAGCACCCTGCTACCCTCAGTGGCGGATGGGAGTAGGAAAGTATGAGCAAGTGTTTCACCTTCTGACCAGGCTGCAGGGGGACACAGGCTGGAGGTCCGGGAATGGAGATGATGACTGAGTTCAGCTGCCCCCAGCCTGGAGGTTTCTCACTCAGATGGGTCAAAGGAGACAGTGCTGCAATGTGGTGTGCCTCTTACCATTGATCTTGGTGACAGGCGACCGGGTGTCCAGCTGAGAGATTCTCTCCAGGAACTCCTCAGGAAGCCACTCCTGGAAGGAGAAGCCTCCATGAAAGGCCTCAGATGTCCAAGGCCCCAAGGAAGCTGCCTTCTTTCTTTACTCAGGAAGTTCCCTCAGTCGCTCCCTCCGGAAATCCTCTTCATCCTTCAAAGCTCAGCCAAAACCACCTCCCCTGTGAAGCCTTCCTAGATCCCCTCCCACTCAGCTCTAACCACTTCCTCCTCCGCGCTTGGCCAGCAGTTCTGACTGTGAAATAGTCCGCACCCCTCCCTGCTTGCAAAGGGGTCAGTGGTTTGCAGGCCTCTTTTCACTACTGGTCTGTAAGCTCTTGGAAGCCTCGACGATCTCAGAATTGCCTTAACAAGTTTCTTTTTACTGATGTTTGTTGAATTTTAGTAATGGAATCACTCAGAAAAAGTAGTGCTTTGCCCCTAAAAATTGCCCCCAAGAATGGCTGGGAGCTTCATGTGCGTATACATGTTATCATATCTTTTGGGCACAGGGTAAGTCAATTGCAAAAACTGGCCCCAAAGCTCACCCCTCCCTGTTTGCACACCCACTTCTGTGTAACCTTGCAGTGCTCTCACACTCTGACTCTAGGCTTGGCCATGAGACTTGGTCTGGCCAATGGTAGCAAACAGGATGCAAAGAGATCAAACCATGTGATGCTTGCATGCATGCTTGAGCTTgcctgcttttgccctttgccagACCCTGAGAACATGCCTGGACTACCGTGCTGGAGGAGGACAGACACATGGAGCATAGCCGAGTCCCCCACCCGGTCATCCCAGCAGAAACGGTCCTGGACCAGCCACCACCAGCCAGCGCCCAGGCACATGAAGGAGTCCTGCCAAGATCAGCAGCCGGCAAGCTGACCCACAGCCAGCTGCAGATGCATGAGCAAGCCTTAAGCAGCTGAAATCTACCAAGATCAACTCAAGTCTCCAGTTCTGGGTGCCAGTATTTCTTGTTGTATGCCCAGAAGTTTTGTGGCTCTTtgttaattgattaattaataatCATGGATAATACAACAGATCATTGACAAAGACAATGGAATTAGAGCTGGTGAGAGGGGAGAAATCAGGAAAGTAGGAAAGTTGTGGAAATAACTCTAGATTGAAAGTCAGACCTGGGTTCTAGCTCTGGCTCTGCCAATGGCCGGAATCTtggtcacttcacctctctggccCCTTCTCCTCACCTGTGAGGCTTCTTCCCCATTTGCTACCTGCCCTTACCCGCCTGTTTCCCAAATGCAGAGACTTGGCTTTTGCATCTCACACCCTGATGCAATCCTGGCTCCCTCAATCCCCACGATTTCTAACCCCTGTTTTGGCAGACATCTAAGCTCCACCCTCCTGCCCACAGCCTCACCTGTGGCGTCAGCTTCAGGAAGGTGATCTGCGGTGATGTGTTGGACAGCACCATTTTGCTTCTCACCTCTGTGCCATCTTCCAGCACAACTCCTTGAACACAGCCTTCACTGTTCACCTGCACCTTCGCCACTGTCTAGAGCCCACCAGAACAAGGCCCCAGAAACCGCAGGAAAGGAAATCCAGGTTAGATCTTCTGGGATTTCCATGGTCTGTGCTGCTCCTAGGCATTCACAGCTTCTTCATCCCAAACCCATCCCACCAAGTTCTGCAGCTTCTCCATGAAGCCTCAGCTTCTCCATGAAACACTCAGTCTCAGTTCAGTGACCAGGGAATTCCAACGGGGTGGTTAGCCACTAACAGACTGCATGACCTTAATCTCTTGATTCTGCAACCCATCCCCTCACCGCCCCTCTGTTCATCGGTAAAACAAGGGACCTTCCAAATCTGAGACTTTGTTCTGTCCTGGGATCCTTACCAATAACTGGGGTGGAGTAGAGGGGCCGTTCACCTTTTCAGTGAAGATGCTTGCTCCATGCGTGGTGGCTGAGCTTGCGATGGCATCAGAGAGGGCACCCATGCCCCCCTGGACGTAGCCCCAGGCCCCCTGCATTCCCTCCAGGCCCCCCATCACATGATGCAGCAGCACATACCTGTGGACAGACCATCCGACTCAGATCCTGGAGGTGGGATCTCATCTCCCCAGAGTTCCAGGTGCAACTATTCCTTTCCATCTTGATCTTCAGCCCTTCCCTGCCACCATCCAGCCCTCTCCCAGTAGCCTTCAATGAGCTCAAGTTCTTGTAAGAGCCCTTTGCCTTCTCTACACCCTCTCCCTAACAAGTGTGTCTATGTGCATAGCTTATTACCACAAAGAAGGCAACGATGCCCAAACCTGCAGCTCCAGccctctcctgagctccagctcCGGTGCCCAGCTACCCACAGATATCTCCCTTTGGACCCTTTCTTGGCAGCATCTTAAACCCACCACCTTTTCCCCATTCTCCAGCTGCTTCCCCTTCAATCTTTCCCATCCCAGTGAACGGCACCTTTCAACAGGAGGTTCTGTTTCCGACAGAAATCCAGGTGTCAGCCTTGACTGCTACCATCCTTCCCCATCTACATCCACAAAGCAACACCAACTCAGCCTCCAAAGGGCTTTCAAGGTCatcccacctctcagcctctcttctcttccttatgCTGCTGCAGTAGTGCCCCTCATTGGACCCCCTCTCCCACACTTTCTCTCCTGCAGGTCTTGTCCACATATATCCTGGAGCCCTATCTTAAAGCCCAGCTCTGCTCCTGCCACTCACTTATCACCATTCCAAGCCTCCCCGGCTTGGTGCTgctcttaggataatggccagTCTTCTAGCAGGCACTCCAGCCTCATCCCTCATCCTGTCCCCCTCTCCATATCCCATCCTCCTAACTAACAGAACCTCTCGATTACCTGGGTGGATCACACGTTCTCTCAACCCCAgcatttcccctgctgttctGTCGGCCTgaagcccctccctccctcatcttATGTTTTGTTAACTCCTCTTTGTCCTTTGGGTCTCAGATCAAACACTTCTTCCATGTAGAGGCTTCTCTGACCCTAGACCAGGCTGCGTCCCGGCTGCTCCTCCTAGCATCACACTCACGCCACTTCATCATCATCACTCGCTCTGTGTCTCTCGCCCATCAGGACATCTGCTCCGCTCACTAccgtatccccagcacctagcacaggcAAGCGCTCATCCATATTTGTTGGAAGAATTAATGATGGAACAGATTACTTAAAGATCACAAACGGAGCACTGGTTAAGCCTCCCAGGGATCCGAAGAGAAAAGGGCAGGAGGCCCCAGCTGGAAGATCCAGATTGGCTGGTAGATCACAGCTTGGCCAATGTGTGGCAACTGCTGCCAAGCCCCCGTCTCCATCGCCCTGGGGGAATTTGGGGCTGGCTTAAAATGTGTTGAAAAACCACTTCCAAGGGTGTGCTCATCCCTTGAGAGAAAAGCCACGTCGACGGCTTCTAGCTTCTAGCTTCTAGCTGTATCTTCTGGTGCACTGGAAACGGCCCAACCCTTGGCTGCATTCTccatcccaacacacacacacacacacacacacacacacacacacacacacccctccattCCTGCTTCTGCGGGGGCTCATTAAGTCAGACCACACTGCAGGCTTTGCTGTGTCTGACTGCCACCTCTCGGATTGGGCTGTCAGCACAAACCCTCACTCATAAAGAAAAAGGCAGCTTCCTGTCCATCCtaaggtgtctgtgtgagtgtgtacCAGAGCCCAGGGGAAAGAACagtgagagagaagggagaatgggCGTTTGCGGGAGTGGAGAGgtggaagagggaagggaagaggagagaaaagaagataTTAATGTTGAGCTATCAAGCGGGAGGTGGGAGAGAGGCTTTTCTTAGTGAAGCAGTAGGGCACAGTCACTAAAAAGGAAGATTTTGGGGAGTCAGACACCTCAAGCTGGAAATCAGCCTTGCCACTTACCAGCTGAGTGGCTTTGGGCAAGACACTCCCTTCTCTGAACCGCAGTTCTCAGATGTTGCTCTGAGGGTTAAGTGGATCGTGTGTGATGTGCCTGGCTCGGTTCCTGGCTCACTGGGTGAGCTCTGTTAAGTGGCAGCTGTTGTTGCTGCCACTGCCACTGTTGTCCTCACTCCTGTTGGGGAACATGCCCCACTCCTGTGTCCCGCCTCACCCCCCTCACTCACCCACTCCCCGGAGTGTGGGGACTTGTCATGGCTCCAATCACTGCATCTGTGGCTAGAGTGGCTTTTAAAGGCTCAGACTCGAACCACTGATCCAGCACCTGGACAGCACAACAGCAGAGAGAAGGGCTTAGGAGCCTCGATGGGAGGAGGGCCCTCTCACTGCCTGGTCGGGCCCGAGGCTGGGGAACCACTCACCTTGGTAATGGGAGCTGTGAGGACCTCATAATATCGGGGAAGCTGGGCTCCCAGGATGCGGCCTACAAGAGAAGATCCACAAAACAGAAGTTGAAACAGGTGACAGGGAAACCCTCCGACCTGGCCTGGGggataaaaggatggaggaggCCGAGActtcctgccaggaggtggtatAGCACAGCCAATGCAGGGACAGATCCAGCTTGAGTCCTGGCCACACCTCTCACTAGCTGCAGTGCCTGGGACAcatttttaacatctctgaacctgcttctttacctgtaaaatgggaatcctATTTTACACCCCAAGGGCTacggtgaggattaaatgagctaggTAAAGCATTTGCAAGTTCATGGGTACTTAATACATTTAAGCAGTTAgcattatttttggaaaattttaaacttgTACCTTATTCCCTTATTTCGAACTCTGGAAGGCCCATATCCTGGGAGATGGCTGGCATGGCTGATCCATTCCTATGACCCTGATTCAGACCATTTCAGAAAGAAACTAGGCTTTAAGGCCTTCAGGGTAGAAATCATGGTCTCTAGCCTTACAGCCCCTGGGCCTagcttagtgcctggcacatagtagttgctcaataaatgttttttgcctgtttttcacACAGAGCTCCTTGGACTGGTTATCTGAGAGGCAGTGTCTACTTTTTGCATTTGTAATAGATTCCACTGGCTCCATACTCTTTGCAATGTATAAGTCTGCAGTGCCTCCCAACCCACCACAACTTGGTTAACCTGCCCGGCTCCTTGGCTCTGGGCTCATCCATGTGATTTGGCCAGCCAGTGGAATGTTTGCCGATGTGACACAAACCCAGAACTGAAACAGGCCTGTACATTGGGGCATGCCCTCTGTGCTTGTGCCACTGATGTGAAAAGTCCACACCCAGATCAGCATGTGCTTCTACAAGGAGGATGAGAGGTATGTGGAACAGAGCTGCCTCCACTGAGCTGCTGCAGACACAAACACATGCCTGAGACCAAACCAGATCAGCTGAGCCAGCTGGAATCAGCTGAACCACGAAGACATGTGggaaacaaatgattttttttttctaggatatAGAGGTTAAACTGGTCTGTATACCCTCAAGGAGGGTAGAAAATAATAGCACACTTAATGAGCCTTCCATTCGCATACTCATGGCAGACATTACTAATTGATCACAGAACTTCCCCTTGCTGAGCCCAAATCTAGCATTCTTCCTGTATGGGG comes from the Pan troglodytes isolate AG18354 chromosome 8, NHGRI_mPanTro3-v2.0_pri, whole genome shotgun sequence genome and includes:
- the PYROXD2 gene encoding pyridine nucleotide-disulfide oxidoreductase domain-containing protein 2 isoform X8; translation: MLEEGAGSKVPRCLLLGTDMAENQKQIAQFSQKDAQVFPKYEEFMHRLALAIDPLLDAAPVDMAAFQHGSLLQRMRSLSTLKPLLKAGRILGAQLPRYYEVLTAPITKVLDQWFESEPLKATLATDAVIGAMTSPHTPGSGYVLLHHVMGGLEGMQGAWGYVQGGMGALSDAIASSATTHGASIFTEKVNGPSTPPQLLTVAKVQVNSEGCVQGVVLEDGTEVRSKMVLSNTSPQITFLKLTPQEWLPEEFLERISQLDTRSPVTKINVAVDRLPSFLAAPNAPGGQPLPHHQCSIHLNCEDTLLLHQAFEDAMDGLPSHRPVIELCIPSSLDPTLAPPGCHVVSLFTQYTPYTLAGGKAWDEQERDTYADRVFDCIEVYAPGFKDSVVGRDILTPPDLERIFGLPGGNIFHCAMSLDQLYFARPVPLHSGYRCPLQGLYLCGSGAHPGGGVMGAAGRNAAHVAFRDLKSM
- the PYROXD2 gene encoding pyridine nucleotide-disulfide oxidoreductase domain-containing protein 2 isoform X3 — protein: MTGRLGHNGLVAAAYLQRLGVNTAVFERRHVIGGAAVTEEIIPGFKFSRASYLLSLLRPQIYTDLELKKHGLRLHLRNPYSFTPMLEEGAGSKVPRCLLLGTDMAENQKQIAQFSQKDAQVFPKYEEFMHRLALAIDPLLDAAPVDMAAFQHGSLLQRMRSLSTLKPLLKAGRILGAQLPRYYEVLTAPITKVLDQWFESEPLKATLATDAVIGAMTSPHTPGSGYVLLHHVMGGLEGMQGAWGYVQGGMGALSDAIASSATTHGASIFTEKVNGPSTPPQLLTVAKVQVNSEGCVQGVVLEDGTEVRSKMVLSNTSPQITFLKLTPQEWLPEEFLERISQLDTRSPVTKINVAVDRLPSFLAAPNAPGGQPLPHHQCSIHLNCEDTLLLHQAFEDAMDGLPSHRPVIELCIPSSLDPTLAPPGCHVVSLFTQYTPYTLAGGKAWDEQERDTYADRVFDCIEVYAPGFKDSVVGRDILTPPDLERIFGLPGGNIFHCAMSLDQLYFARPVPLHSGYRCPLQGLYLCGSGAHPGGGVMGAAGRNAAHVAFRDLKSM
- the PYROXD2 gene encoding pyridine nucleotide-disulfide oxidoreductase domain-containing protein 2 isoform X4, translating into MTGRLGHNGLVAAAYLQRLGVNTAVFERRHVIGGAAVTEEIIPGFKFSRASYLLSLLRPQIYTDLELKKHGLRLHLRNPYSFTPMLEEGAGSKVPRCLLLGTDMAENQKQIAQFSQKDAQVFPKYEEFMHRLALAIDPLLDAAPVDMAAFQHGSLLQRMRSLSTLKPLLKAGRILGAQLPRYYEVLTAPITKVLDQWFESEPLKATLATDAVIGAMTSPHTPGSGYVLLHHVMGGLEGMQGAWGYVQGGMGALSDAIASSATTHGASIFTEKTVAKVQVNSEGCVQGVVLEDGTEVRSKMVLSNTSPQITFLKLTPQEWLPEEFLERISQLDTRSPVTKINVAVDRLPSFLAAPNAPGGQPLPHHQCSIHLNCEDTLLLHQAFEDAMDGLPSHRPVIELCIPSSLDPTLAPPGCHVVSLFTQYTPYTLAGGKAWDEQERDTYADRVFDCIEVYAPGFKDSVVGRDILTPPDLERIFGLPGGNIFHCAMSLDQLYFARPVPLHSGYRCPLQGLYLCGSGAHPGGGVMGAAGRNAAHVAFRDLKSM